A single region of the Streptomyces sp. NBC_00425 genome encodes:
- a CDS encoding TadE family type IV pilus minor pilin, with product MTAESAVVLPVLVVFAMGLVWGLLAMSAQIQCVDAARAGARAAARQDPAAAVLEVARATAPRGARVTVGREGDQVRVVVVAKPPGLRGLPFEVREEAVAAAEEAVGDEGGAEAPGAPWSVGGGLPDGSGAAPDAEPES from the coding sequence GTGACGGCGGAGTCGGCGGTGGTGCTGCCGGTACTGGTGGTTTTCGCGATGGGGCTGGTCTGGGGGCTGCTCGCCATGTCCGCCCAGATCCAGTGCGTGGACGCGGCCAGGGCTGGCGCCAGGGCCGCGGCCCGGCAGGATCCCGCTGCCGCGGTGCTCGAGGTGGCCCGCGCCACGGCGCCGCGCGGGGCGCGGGTGACCGTCGGCAGGGAGGGTGACCAGGTTCGCGTGGTCGTCGTGGCGAAGCCGCCAGGGCTGCGCGGGTTGCCCTTCGAGGTACGGGAGGAGGCCGTGGCCGCCGCGGAGGAGGCCGTGGGCGACGAAGGAGGCGCAGAGGCCCCAGGGGCCCCATGGAGCGTCGGAGGCGGGCTGCCCGACGGCTCAGGGGCGGCCCCGGACGCGGAGCCGGAGTCATGA
- a CDS encoding DUF4244 domain-containing protein, with protein sequence MSKTTARVVRTVRAGLLALVRGAQGPRRDAGMVTSEYAMGIVAAVGFAVLLYQVVTSDVVAEQLQALVKRALSAGA encoded by the coding sequence ATGAGCAAGACGACGGCACGGGTGGTACGGACGGTGAGGGCCGGGCTGCTCGCCCTGGTGCGCGGGGCGCAGGGCCCACGGCGGGACGCGGGAATGGTGACGTCCGAGTACGCGATGGGAATCGTGGCGGCCGTCGGCTTCGCGGTGCTCCTCTATCAGGTGGTGACGAGCGATGTGGTCGCGGAGCAACTGCAGGCGCTCGTGAAACGGGCGCTCAGTGCGGGCGCGTAG
- a CDS encoding type II secretion system F family protein yields MSGEVFHRLGVAVGIAAALWWSVRRLATIRRERLARRRLARLLRADAASGTAFESTSGGRRPGPREVVGRWLPEVLVVGAGWVALGGVTGLALGLTGAVGLGRWRRRQRPRGTASGDDAGLAARQLPLAADLLAACIAAGAGPVIAAQAVGEALGGPVGNGLARGAAEVRLGGEPGTAWRRLASTPGAAALAGLLERADVSGLPAAAPVARLAADTRAGWARAATARARRAAVMVTAPVGLCFLPAFIAVGVLPTVLGLAGGVLGGGGP; encoded by the coding sequence ATGAGCGGGGAAGTTTTCCACAGGCTGGGGGTGGCCGTGGGGATTGCGGCGGCCCTGTGGTGGTCGGTGCGGCGGCTGGCGACGATACGGCGCGAGCGCCTGGCCCGCCGGCGGCTGGCCCGGCTGCTGCGTGCGGACGCGGCGTCGGGTACGGCGTTCGAGTCGACGTCGGGCGGACGGCGTCCCGGCCCCCGCGAGGTCGTAGGGCGGTGGCTCCCCGAAGTGCTCGTGGTGGGCGCCGGATGGGTGGCGCTCGGCGGTGTCACAGGTCTCGCCCTGGGGCTGACGGGCGCGGTGGGCCTGGGGCGGTGGCGCCGTCGGCAGCGGCCCAGGGGCACGGCGAGCGGGGACGACGCCGGGCTCGCCGCACGGCAACTCCCGCTCGCCGCGGATCTGCTGGCCGCGTGCATCGCGGCGGGGGCCGGACCCGTGATCGCGGCCCAGGCGGTCGGTGAGGCCCTGGGCGGTCCCGTCGGGAACGGGCTGGCGCGCGGCGCGGCCGAAGTGCGGCTGGGCGGCGAACCGGGAACCGCCTGGCGGAGGTTGGCCTCGACGCCCGGCGCGGCAGCGCTGGCCGGGCTGCTGGAGCGGGCTGACGTGTCGGGTCTGCCGGCCGCCGCACCTGTCGCCCGGCTCGCCGCAGACACCCGGGCCGGCTGGGCGCGCGCGGCGACGGCTCGGGCTCGGCGGGCGGCCGTCATGGTCACCGCGCCCGTGGGGTTGTGCTTCCTTCCCGCCTTCATCGCGGTCGGGGTGCTGCCCACCGTGCTCGGACTGGCGGGCGGGGTCCTGGGAGGAGGTGGGCCATGA
- a CDS encoding type II secretion system F family protein, with amino-acid sequence MAAAVACAGAAAWLTGGPYAGARRAQLLLAGGGVVGSGPPTTWRRLAGDLRRIQGRWRPEWWAPVAGLILGLLGGSALPVVAGAAGVPLLRRARRAAETRRAGERRGDAVIALCAALAGEVLAGRQPGEALQWAARNTGGLGEAQPMVLAAARFGGDVPRALALAARSPGAEGLLGLAACWRVAVDQGAGLAAGLDRLEAALRAERDQRADLRAQLAGPRATVVMLAGLPVLGLLLGAALGADPLHVLLHTGAGLGCLLVGGVLEGAGAWWALRIVRTAEAT; translated from the coding sequence ATGGCTGCTGCCGTGGCCTGTGCCGGGGCGGCGGCCTGGCTGACGGGCGGACCGTACGCGGGGGCCAGGAGGGCGCAGTTGCTGCTCGCCGGAGGCGGAGTGGTCGGCAGCGGGCCGCCCACGACCTGGCGGCGCCTGGCCGGCGACCTGCGCAGGATCCAGGGGCGGTGGCGGCCCGAATGGTGGGCGCCGGTCGCCGGTCTGATCCTCGGGCTGCTGGGCGGCTCGGCACTGCCGGTCGTCGCGGGGGCGGCCGGAGTGCCCCTGCTGCGCCGGGCGCGGCGGGCCGCCGAGACGAGGCGGGCCGGGGAAAGGCGAGGCGATGCGGTGATCGCGCTGTGCGCCGCTCTCGCGGGGGAGGTGCTCGCGGGTCGGCAGCCCGGGGAGGCGTTGCAGTGGGCCGCGCGGAACACGGGCGGGCTGGGCGAGGCACAGCCCATGGTGCTGGCGGCGGCGCGGTTCGGCGGCGACGTGCCCCGGGCCCTGGCGCTCGCCGCGCGGTCACCGGGAGCCGAGGGGCTGCTGGGACTCGCCGCGTGTTGGCGGGTGGCCGTGGACCAGGGCGCGGGCCTCGCGGCCGGACTCGACCGTCTGGAAGCCGCGTTGCGAGCGGAGCGGGACCAACGTGCCGATCTGCGAGCCCAGTTGGCTGGACCCCGCGCCACGGTGGTGATGCTCGCCGGCCTGCCGGTCCTGGGACTGCTGCTGGGCGCCGCGCTCGGCGCCGACCCCCTGCACGTCCTGCTGCACACCGGAGCGGGGTTGGGCTGCCTGCTCGTCGGCGGAGTGCTGGAGGGGGCCGGGGCGTGGTGGGCGCTGCGGATCGTGCGCACGGCGGAGGCGACGTGA
- a CDS encoding TadA family conjugal transfer-associated ATPase, translating into MSGPLGLERTREAGALLDGVRQWLAESGADPTPARVAQALREQGRVLGDAEVLGAAEHLRSELIGSGPLEPLLADPRVTDVLVSAPDRVWVDRGGGLEPTGVSFPDAAAVRRLAQRLAAVAGRRLDDARPWVDARLPDGTRLHAVLPPVAVGCTCLSLRVARHRAFTLGELVAAGTVPPGGDRVLRALLRARLSFLVSGGTGSGKTTLLSALLGLVGPGERIVLAEDSAELRPDHPHVVRMESRPANQEGAGLVTLEDLVRQALRMRPDRLVVGEVRGREVVDLLAALNTGHQGGCGTVHANAAGDVPARLEALGTAAGLDRVALHSQLAAALSVVLHLARDPAGRRRIAEVHVLERDPSGLVRTVPALRWTPEAFARERGWERLRELLRTEEDDEWAG; encoded by the coding sequence ATGAGCGGGCCGCTCGGCCTCGAACGGACGAGAGAGGCCGGGGCGCTGCTGGACGGCGTACGGCAATGGCTCGCCGAGAGCGGGGCAGACCCCACTCCCGCGCGCGTGGCGCAGGCCCTCCGCGAACAGGGCCGGGTCCTCGGGGACGCGGAGGTCCTCGGGGCGGCCGAGCATCTGCGCTCCGAACTGATCGGCAGTGGCCCTCTGGAGCCGCTGCTGGCCGATCCCCGGGTGACGGACGTTCTGGTCTCCGCGCCGGACCGGGTGTGGGTCGACCGCGGCGGCGGCCTCGAACCGACCGGTGTCTCCTTCCCGGACGCGGCGGCCGTGCGACGCCTCGCGCAGCGACTCGCGGCGGTGGCCGGACGGCGGCTGGACGACGCCCGCCCATGGGTCGACGCCCGGCTGCCGGACGGGACGCGACTGCACGCGGTGCTGCCCCCGGTGGCCGTCGGCTGCACCTGCCTGTCGCTGCGCGTCGCACGGCACCGCGCTTTCACGCTCGGGGAACTCGTGGCCGCCGGCACGGTCCCGCCGGGTGGCGACCGGGTGCTGCGGGCCCTGCTGCGAGCACGGTTGTCCTTCCTGGTCAGCGGCGGTACGGGGAGCGGCAAGACGACCTTGCTGAGTGCGCTCCTCGGCCTGGTCGGGCCGGGGGAGCGGATCGTCCTGGCGGAGGACTCGGCGGAGCTGCGACCGGACCACCCGCACGTGGTCCGTATGGAGAGCAGACCCGCCAATCAGGAGGGTGCGGGGCTCGTCACGCTCGAAGACCTGGTGCGCCAGGCCCTGCGGATGCGGCCCGACCGCCTCGTCGTGGGCGAGGTGCGGGGGCGGGAGGTCGTCGATCTGCTGGCCGCGCTCAACACCGGCCACCAGGGCGGGTGCGGCACGGTCCACGCCAACGCCGCCGGTGATGTCCCCGCCCGGTTGGAGGCGCTCGGCACGGCGGCCGGGCTCGACCGGGTCGCACTGCACAGCCAGTTGGCGGCAGCGCTGTCGGTGGTCCTGCACCTGGCGCGTGACCCGGCAGGCCGACGGCGGATCGCGGAGGTGCACGTGCTGGAGCGGGACCCGTCCGGATTGGTGCGGACCGTGCCGGCACTGCGCTGGACGCCCGAGGCCTTCGCCCGCGAGCGGGGATGGGAGCGGCTGCGGGAGCTGCTGCGGACCGAGGAGGACGACGAATGGGCGGGATGA
- the ssd gene encoding septum site-determining protein Ssd codes for MTGAVTHEPPPTAAGRPGKPLIVTEDPDLLDDLLRLCAAAGATPEVHHSAPERRGSWESAPLVLVGDDAARRVRGAARRRGVVLVGRDQDDSGVWQRAVEIGADHVLMLPDGEQWLVDRIADVAEGIGRPALTVGVIGGRGGAGASTLACALAVTSAREGLRTLLVDADPLGGGLDVLLGGESAEGLRWPAFAASRGRVGGGALEESLPRLHALSVLSWDRGDCVAIAPQAVRAVLAAARRRGGTVVVDLPRRIDDSGAEVLAQLDLGLLVVPAELRAVAAAGRVASAVGMVLRDLRVAVRGPYGPGLDDGEVSRLLGLPLAGEVPVEAGLLRPDGGKAPPGATARGPLARFCKEFWERALTETGRS; via the coding sequence ATGACCGGAGCCGTCACGCACGAACCACCGCCCACCGCCGCTGGGCGGCCGGGCAAGCCTCTGATCGTCACGGAGGACCCGGATCTCCTCGACGACCTGCTGCGCCTGTGCGCCGCGGCCGGCGCCACGCCGGAGGTGCACCACTCTGCGCCGGAGCGCCGGGGCAGTTGGGAGTCCGCGCCGCTCGTCCTGGTCGGCGACGACGCGGCACGTCGCGTGCGGGGGGCCGCCCGCCGACGCGGGGTGGTCCTCGTCGGTCGCGACCAGGACGACTCGGGGGTGTGGCAGCGCGCCGTGGAGATCGGCGCAGACCACGTCCTGATGCTTCCCGACGGCGAGCAGTGGCTGGTCGACCGCATCGCCGACGTCGCCGAGGGCATCGGCCGGCCCGCCCTCACCGTCGGTGTGATCGGCGGCCGCGGCGGCGCCGGAGCGTCCACGCTCGCCTGCGCCCTCGCCGTCACCTCGGCACGCGAAGGGCTGCGCACACTGCTGGTGGACGCCGACCCGCTGGGCGGTGGACTCGACGTGCTCCTCGGCGGCGAGAGCGCCGAAGGCCTGCGCTGGCCCGCCTTCGCCGCCTCACGGGGGCGAGTCGGCGGCGGCGCCTTGGAGGAGTCGCTGCCCCGGCTGCACGCATTGAGCGTCCTGAGCTGGGACCGAGGCGACTGCGTGGCCATCGCGCCCCAAGCTGTGCGAGCGGTGCTCGCGGCGGCCCGCCGCAGGGGCGGCACGGTGGTCGTCGACCTGCCACGCCGCATCGACGACTCGGGCGCCGAGGTGCTGGCCCAACTCGACCTGGGTCTCCTCGTGGTCCCCGCCGAACTGCGTGCCGTCGCCGCGGCCGGGCGCGTGGCCTCCGCCGTCGGCATGGTGCTGCGCGACCTGCGGGTGGCGGTCCGCGGCCCCTACGGACCAGGGCTCGACGACGGTGAGGTGTCCCGCCTGCTCGGGCTGCCGCTGGCCGGCGAGGTGCCCGTCGAGGCGGGCCTGCTGCGCCCGGACGGTGGGAAGGCGCCGCCGGGTGCGACCGCACGGGGGCCCCTCGCCCGCTTCTGCAAGGAGTTCTGGGAGCGGGCGCTGACAGAGACGGGCAGGTCATGA
- a CDS encoding HAD family hydrolase, producing MLLVVENHSLPRTAAFFDLDKTVIAKSSTLTFSKSFYQGGLINRRAALRTAYAQFVFLVGGMDHDQMERTREYLSALVRGWNVQQVKEIVAETLHDLIDPLIYDEAASLIEEHHVAGRDVVIVSTSGAEVVEPIGELLGADRVVATRMVVGEDGCFTGEVEYYAYGPTKAEAVKELAVSEGYDLSRCYAYSDSATDLPMLQSVGHPHAVNPDRALRREAVARGWPILDFHRPVRLKQRIPAFSVPPRPALVAMAAVGAAAATAGLVWYASRRRAATV from the coding sequence ATGCTCTTGGTTGTGGAAAACCACTCCTTGCCCCGCACAGCGGCCTTCTTTGACCTGGACAAGACGGTCATTGCGAAGTCGAGCACGCTCACCTTCAGCAAGTCCTTCTACCAAGGCGGGCTGATCAACCGTCGGGCGGCCTTGCGCACCGCATACGCCCAGTTCGTGTTCCTCGTCGGTGGCATGGACCACGACCAGATGGAACGGACTCGCGAGTACCTGTCCGCCCTCGTCCGCGGCTGGAACGTCCAGCAGGTGAAGGAGATCGTGGCCGAGACCCTGCACGACCTGATCGATCCGCTGATCTACGACGAGGCGGCCTCGCTGATCGAGGAGCACCACGTCGCCGGTCGCGACGTGGTGATCGTCTCCACGTCGGGCGCGGAGGTGGTCGAGCCGATCGGCGAGCTGCTCGGGGCGGACCGTGTGGTCGCCACCCGCATGGTCGTGGGCGAGGACGGCTGCTTCACCGGCGAGGTGGAGTACTACGCGTACGGCCCGACGAAGGCCGAGGCGGTCAAGGAGCTGGCCGTCTCCGAGGGCTACGACCTCTCCCGCTGCTACGCCTACAGCGACTCGGCGACCGATCTGCCGATGCTGCAGTCGGTCGGGCATCCGCACGCGGTGAACCCGGACCGGGCGTTGCGGCGTGAGGCAGTGGCGCGCGGATGGCCGATCCTCGACTTCCACCGGCCGGTGCGGCTCAAGCAGCGGATCCCCGCCTTCTCCGTGCCGCCTCGCCCGGCGCTCGTCGCCATGGCGGCCGTAGGAGCGGCGGCGGCCACCGCGGGCCTGGTCTGGTACGCCAGCAGGCGGCGGGCGGCGACGGTCTGA
- a CDS encoding Fic family protein: protein MSTTGASADPLAALGSLPGVAESVESVRKAVDRVYGHRVMRRRSGAVTSEAALRGARGSAALSGADWALEEVRRRSDFGVDGEARVMGASLRLTAEAGQLLSIWRQSPLRVLARLHLVAAASDGDEVGRPRHAGEAVDEPLIELPLPGADELAGRLEGLSELIIAGGSAPALVTAAVVHGELLALRPFTSHNGLVARAAERVVLIGSGLDPKSVCPAEVGHAELGRAAYLAALDGYVSGTPDGMAAWITHCGKAVELGARESTAVCEALQRGAA, encoded by the coding sequence ATGAGTACGACAGGCGCGTCCGCCGATCCGCTTGCGGCCCTGGGCTCGTTGCCCGGAGTGGCCGAGTCCGTGGAGTCCGTCCGCAAGGCCGTGGACCGGGTCTACGGTCACCGCGTCATGCGCCGCCGCAGCGGCGCGGTCACGTCCGAGGCCGCTCTGCGCGGAGCCCGCGGCTCGGCGGCGCTGTCCGGGGCGGACTGGGCCCTGGAGGAGGTGCGCCGTCGTAGCGACTTCGGTGTGGACGGCGAGGCGCGCGTCATGGGCGCCTCGCTGCGGCTCACCGCGGAGGCGGGCCAGTTGCTGTCCATCTGGCGGCAGTCGCCCCTACGGGTGCTGGCGCGCCTGCACCTCGTCGCCGCCGCGAGCGACGGTGACGAGGTCGGTCGCCCGCGCCACGCCGGGGAGGCGGTCGACGAACCGCTGATCGAACTGCCGCTGCCGGGCGCGGACGAGCTGGCCGGCCGCTTGGAGGGTCTGTCCGAGCTGATCATCGCGGGAGGGTCCGCGCCCGCCCTGGTGACGGCCGCGGTCGTGCACGGGGAACTCCTGGCGCTGCGCCCCTTCACCTCCCACAACGGTCTGGTGGCGCGGGCCGCCGAGCGCGTCGTCCTGATCGGGAGCGGCCTCGACCCCAAGTCGGTCTGCCCCGCCGAGGTCGGCCACGCCGAGCTCGGCCGTGCGGCGTACCTCGCGGCCCTGGACGGCTATGTGTCCGGCACCCCGGACGGCATGGCGGCGTGGATCACCCACTGCGGCAAGGCCGTGGAGCTGGGCGCCCGCGAGTCGACGGCGGTGTGCGAGGCGCTGCAGCGGGGAGCGGCGTGA